A region from the Mercenaria mercenaria strain notata chromosome 7, MADL_Memer_1, whole genome shotgun sequence genome encodes:
- the LOC128558258 gene encoding uncharacterized protein LOC128558258, whose translation MIEHNSRTQYTQHVVHGNHVRFFFFLILGSGHYGRGKRQIGSKPAAAVVADIERLCSKLHNESPSATLLVSEVLPRSHNLFPGNQTKQYHLDRWNHDAGMVNRNLRSLAKMVSWLQVIEQPEFHTMFGKFHSCLQAKCFLVNIKDPGLIMPAATFSIMNT comes from the exons ATGATTGAGCATAATTCAAGGACACAGTACACTCAACATGTAGTACAT GGAAACCatgtgagattttttttttttttaattttaggaaGTGGTCATTATGGTCGGGGCAAACGACAAATAGGATCAAAACCAGCAGCAGCTGTCGTAGCCGATATAGAAAGGTTGTGTTCGAAACTGCATAATGAATCACCgag tgCCACACTCCTTGTCTCTGAAGTGTTACCGAGATCACACAACCTTTTCCCTGGTAACCAGACGAAGCAGTATCATCTCGATCGTTGGAACCATGATGCAGGCATGGTCAACCGCAATCTCCGCAGCCTAGCTAAGATGGTCTCTTGGCTACAAGTCATTGAGCAGCCTGAATTTCATACAATGTTTGGTAAGTTTCATTCATGTTTACAAGCAAAATGTTTCCTTGTAAATATAAAAGACCCGGGGCTCATAATGccggctgccacattttccattatgaacacataa